CGTCCTGCCTTTTGTAAAGAAATCACATCTCCTATGACTTCCACAATGTTGGCATTGTTTTTGATTTCTTCAATGACTTGTTTGTCAACCATACACAATACCTCCATCTTATCATAGTTTCACGTAAACTAGTATAGCTTATTTCTGAAAAAAAGTAAACCATTTCATACGCTTTCCGTAATTATCTTTGCCTTATTTTTCTAGATAGAAAAGAAAGTTAAAAAACTCAGAAACACTTTAATGCTTCTAAGTTTTTCTTCTCTATTTTTTGATTAAAATAAAGTTCATCTATTCAAACAATTGATAGTAGTCTGAGATTTTCATCTTAGCTTTTTCTTCATTATTAAGATCTTGAATTATACGACCTTCCTTCATGACAATCAGACGGTTTCCGTACTTCAACGCATCCTCCATATGGTGGGTAATCATCAAGGCTGTCAGCTGATCTTTCTTGACAAATTCATCTGTCAACTCCATGAGTGCGACACTTGTCTTTGGATCAAGGGCCGCAGTATGCTCATCTAACAAGAGTAATTCAGGTCGCTTCAAGGTTGCCATCAAGAGACTCAAAGCCTGTCTTTGCCCACCTGACAAGAACTCAATCGGTGTATTCAAGTGTTTCTCAAGACCATTTCCTACTTTTTCAATGGTTGCCTGAAACTCATCCTTATAGCTAGTCAAGCGTCGTGGTAACAATCCACGCTTTTCACCACGAAACTTGGCAATCAAGAGATTCTCTGCCACTGTCATACGAGGAGCTGTCCCCATCTTTGGATCTTGGAAGACACGAGACAGATACTTAGCGCGCTTCTCTGGTGAAAACTTGGTAACATCTTCACCTAAAATACGGATGGTTCCACTGGTTAGTGATAAGGTTCCTGCAATAGTATTAAAGAGAGTTGATTTCCCAGCACCATTTCCACCTAAAATCGTGATGAAATCCTGTTCAAAAATTTCTAAGGAAACATCGTTTAAAATAATCTTTTCTTCATCAAAGCCATTTTTAACGACTTTGGTTGCATTGTTTAATTCTACAATTGCTGTCATTTGCTTAATTTGGCTCCTTTCAAGATTGTTTGCTTAAATGTTGGAATCATGAGGCAGACTGCTAAAATCACGGCGCTGTACAAACGAAGGTAACTTGTATTAAAGCCAAGCGCAATAACTGCCCACACTAAGAATTGATAAGCGATAGAACCTACAACAATGGTAACCAGACGTTCTGCCAAGCTCAAACTCTTGAAGATAACTTCTCCAATAATCAAACTTGCAAGCCCCACAACGATAACTCCGATTCCTCGAGATACATCGGCATAGCCTTCTTGCTGAGCAATGAGAGCTCCTGCAAGGGCAATCACACCATTTGATAAAACCAAGCCCATAAGCTCCATGCGCCCAGTATGAATCCCGAAACTTCTAGCCATATCAGGATTGTCACCTGTAGCAATATAGGCTTGTCCTAGTTTGGTATCCAAGAAAAAGAGCATGAGAGCAATAACAATACTCACAAAGATGAGACCTGTCAAGAGTTGATTCAAATCCGAATCAAAAGGCAAAACATCCTGAATTTGCTTGGTTCCAAGCAGGCCTAAATTCGCACGTCCCATAATCAAGAGCATGATTGAGTGACAAGAAGTCATCACCAAAATCCCTGATAACAAGGTTGGAATCTTCCCTTTTGTATAAAGAAGGCCTGCTGCCATACCAGCCAAACAACCTGCTCCTACAGCAACAAGTGTCGCTAAAAAAGGATTCACACCTTTGGTTATCAGAGTGACAGCAACAGCTCCCCCAAGAGGGAAGGAACCTTCTGTCGTCATATCTGGAAAGTTCAAAATCCTAAATGTCATAAAGATTCCCAGACCTAAAATAGCCCAGACAAATCCTTGAGAAATAATAGATAATATCATCTGTTTCTTAACCTTTTCTATATGATTTCTATTGTAAAAAATTGGAGGAGATGTCCCCAACTCCTCCATTACAGATTATTCAATCACTTGTCCTGCTTCTTTTAGAACAGATTCAGGAATAGTAATACCAAGTTCTTGTGCCAATTTTTTATTGATCACTGATTTACCAGTTGAAAAGACATTCACTGGTGTATCAGCTGGTTTTGCTCCTTTCAGAACTTGAGCAATCATTTTACCAGTTGCCACACCAAGGTCATGTTGGTCAACTACAACTGATGCCAAACCACCTGCTTCTACCATGGCAGTCGCACTTGGGTAGATTGGTTTTTTAGCTGATTGGTTGCTTGATACAACTGTTGAAAAAGCTGATGCAATGGTGTTGTCGATTGGAACCCAGATAGCATCGACCTTGCTAGTCATAACATTAACTGTTGAAGCAATTTCATTTGTTGAAGGAACTGCAAATGTTTCCACTGTCAAACCTGCTTTTTCAGCATAAGCCTTAAATTCTTCAACTTGAGTTTTTGAATTGTCTTCGCTACTTGAGTAAAGAGCTCCGATTGTTTTCACATTTGGTGTCAAAGCTTTGATGAGTTCAACTTGTTGTTGAGCTGGATTGTGGTCAGATACCCCTGTAATGTTGCCACCTGGTTTTTTCAAATCTTTGACCAAGTTAGCACCGATTGGGTCTGTAATAGCAGCCATGATAACAGGTAGGTCTTTTGTGGCGCTTGCCAAACCTTGAGCAGCTGGCGTTGCAATACCAACCACAAGGTCATTCCCATTTGCAACCAATTGTTTACTCATTGTCGCAACCTTACTTTGGTCACCTTCTGAGTTCATAAAGTCAATCTTCAACTGGTCATCTTTATAACCTTCTTCTGCAAGTCCATCTTGAATCCCTTTATAAATCAAGTCAAGAGATGGATGGCTCACAAACTGAAGGACACCAACTTTGGCAACTTTCTTCTCATTCTTAGCTTCTGGTTTATTCATTGAAGAGTAAATCAAGCTTCCTGCTACTAAGACTGCTAATGCAGCGATAATTCCAATTAAACGTTTATTTTTCATTCTATTTCTCCTTTTTTATTCCTTTAAAATACTTCACTTATCTAATAATCTTCGAAAATCTCTTCAAACCACTTCAGCTTCACTTTGCCGTAGCTATGGTTACTGACTTCGTCAGTTCTATCCACAACCTCAAAGCAGTGCTTTGAGCAACCTGCGGCTAGCTTCCTAGTTTGTACTTTGATTTTCATTGAGTATAAACAAGCGACGCCATCGTTTTCTTTCCATACTAACCTCCATCAAAAAAGTCCTCACACAAAAAACTTGTGTGAGGACGTCGATGCGCGGTACCACCTCAATTATAGGGAATTTCCCTATCGCTCTGTCTCGCAATAACGAGATGCACTGTAAGGTGTGCTCACCGAATTTTTATGATTTCAAATTCTAAATAACATTCAGCCCAATTTTCATCATCACCACTTATCTGTTTTCAGCTACCACAGACTCTCTAAAAAGTTTGAATGATTACTTTTCTGAATGGTTAAATTATATCATTTTTCAACTACTTGTCAAGACTCTTTTAGCATTTTTTTGAAATATCAAAAACTTCCCCTGTGGAAAAGAGGAAGCTTGATAGGTATCAGCCTGAATTACGCAATCCTGTCGCAATTCCGTTGATGGTTGTATGGATTAATTTTTCTTGATCGCTTGATAATTCTCCTCGACGTTGACGTTTAATCAACTCCAACTGGATATAGTTAAGGATATTAAAGTAAGGCATACGGTAATCCAAACTTGCTTTTAGATATGGATTTTCAGCCAAGAGTTCATCGTAACCTTCGATAGCCAAGATGACTTCCTTGGTAACTTGCCATTCATTTAGAATAGTCTCATAGATTGCTTTTACTTCTTCATCCTCACAAAGTTTGGCATATTCAAAAGCAATATTCATATTTGATTTTGACAAGACCATGTCTACATTTGAAAGAAGCGATTGGAAGAAAGGCCAATTTTGGTACATATCTCGTAAGATAGCGATATTCTCTGGATTTTTATCGATAAATTCTTTGAAGCTTGAACCAACTCCATACCAGCCAGGGAACATAACACGACTTTGCGACCATGAGAATACCCAAGGGATAGCTCGCAAACCACCGATTTCAGTAATCGTCTTACGAGCGGCTGGACGAGAACCAATGTTAAAGCTTGAAATAGCCTTGATTGGACTTGACTCGAAGAAATAATCATAGAAATGATCATTACCAAAGACCAAATCACGGTAGATATCGTAACTACGGTCCACTACTTGGTCCATAATGGCTTCATAACGATTTGAGGTATTGGTATCACTCTTCTTCTGAGTAATCATACGGTTAATGGCTGCAGATACTAACATTTCAAGGTTATAGTAGGCCGCATCTTTATTACCGTATTTATTCCCAATTACTTCACCCTGCTCCGTCAAACGGATACGATCCTTGATAGACTTGAGCGGTTGAGATGTGATGGCTTCATAGGTTGGTCCACCACCACGACCGACAGTCCCACCGCGACCATGGAAGAAAGTAACCTTAACGCCAAATTCATCTCCAATAGCAGTCAATTGTTGTTGAGCCTTGTAGAGAGTCCAACATGATGATAAGTAACCACCATCTTTATTACTGTCAGAGTAGCCCAGCATGATTTCTTGATAGTTATTGCGTGAAGCAATCCATTTCTTAGCAAGAGGAAGAGAAAGGTATTCTCTCATGGTTTCTTCTGAGTGGTCCAAGTCCTCGATTGTTTCAAAGAGAGGAACGATTTGGACACGGGCTCTTTCTTTATCAACTAGCCCTACTTCTTTTAGCAAGATAGCCAATTCCAACATGTCTGATACACTGGTTGCATGTGAAATGATAGTCTGACGAATAACATCATCTCCCAACTTATCTTTCAACTTACGAGCAGCCTTAAAGATTGCTAATTCTTTTTCAAGTAACTCTGATTTTTCAACGTGAGTGGCAGAAAGAATACGTGGATCTTCTTCTAATTCTTTCAAAAGAAGCTGGCATTTTTCTTCTTCACTTAATTCACTATAATGAGAATGAATACCTGCTGATTTCAAGAGTTCTGCTACACAGGCCTCATGAACACTAGAATCTTGACGCATGTCAATAGATGCCAAATAGAAACCAAAAATTTCAACTGCCTGAATTAACTCAACAAAATCACCAGAAATCAGTGCTTCACCCTTATTTTCCAAGAGGGAATCACGAATAGTAATTAAATCCTTATAAAAATCATTGGCCGTTTCATAGCGAGCCCCAACTTCCTTATCCTCAATCAGATAGGTTTTTGTTGCTTGGATTTTTGATTGAATATCAAACAAGGCACGGCGATACAGCTCTTTTTCACGGTAGATTGAGTTATCCTTAGATTGACGAGCCATTTCTCTGACTTGCTTGCTTACATTGACAATACTGGTTGAGAGAGAGAACTCACGATAAAGTTGGTAAATCTTTTCATCATAGTAGTTCATGATGACTTCACACTGGGTCATAGCAGATTGTTTTAAGGTATCTGCTGTAACAAAAGGATTCCCATCACGGTCTCCACCAATCCACATTCCCATGGTAATTGGTTTAGGATGTTTCAACTCCAAGCCGTGTTTTTTAGCCAGACGCTTGTACTCAGCAGTCAAATGAGGAACTGCCTTCAAGAATGAACTATTGTAGTATTCCATAACATTCGTGATTTCATTGGTTACTTTCAATTTCTTCTCACGAATCATATCTGTCTGCATGATAATCTCAATGTAACGACGGAGATCATTATGCCATTTTTCCTTATTAATCAAGCCTAATTTCACATCACGGTACTTACGCAAGAGGGTATGGATATGGTTAGTCAAATCCAACATACTCTTACGTTGCACTTGTGTTGGATGGGCTGTCAAAACAGGGACAACATTCAAGTGTTCGAGAATTTCAACCGCATTTTCTTTTTCTGCAACCATTTTAATCGTTGCTGACAATTTCCCAAGATAATCTTGATCGATATTATTTTGGTGGTTGATTTCATAAGCCAAATCCACGTCTTCTGAAATATTAATCAAAAGAGGTAAGATAGAAAAATAGCGTGAAATATAAGCCATTTCATCATTTGACAGACTCGTAACCAATTGGTTCAAGCCTTGATAATCTTCTTGAGTTGACAGTTCTTTCAACTGCATGATTTTTTCAAAAGTCTCTGGGGCAAGCATGTTTTTAGTGATATCTTCTAACAATTCTGTTAAAATCAGTACTTCTTCTTGCACGACA
Above is a genomic segment from Streptococcus sp. SN-1 containing:
- the trpX gene encoding tryptophan ABC transporter substrate-binding protein, whose translation is MKNKRLIGIIAALAVLVAGSLIYSSMNKPEAKNEKKVAKVGVLQFVSHPSLDLIYKGIQDGLAEEGYKDDQLKIDFMNSEGDQSKVATMSKQLVANGNDLVVGIATPAAQGLASATKDLPVIMAAITDPIGANLVKDLKKPGGNITGVSDHNPAQQQVELIKALTPNVKTIGALYSSSEDNSKTQVEEFKAYAEKAGLTVETFAVPSTNEIASTVNVMTSKVDAIWVPIDNTIASAFSTVVSSNQSAKKPIYPSATAMVEAGGLASVVVDQHDLGVATGKMIAQVLKGAKPADTPVNVFSTGKSVINKKLAQELGITIPESVLKEAGQVIE
- a CDS encoding ABC transporter permease, giving the protein MILSIISQGFVWAILGLGIFMTFRILNFPDMTTEGSFPLGGAVAVTLITKGVNPFLATLVAVGAGCLAGMAAGLLYTKGKIPTLLSGILVMTSCHSIMLLIMGRANLGLLGTKQIQDVLPFDSDLNQLLTGLIFVSIVIALMLFFLDTKLGQAYIATGDNPDMARSFGIHTGRMELMGLVLSNGVIALAGALIAQQEGYADVSRGIGVIVVGLASLIIGEVIFKSLSLAERLVTIVVGSIAYQFLVWAVIALGFNTSYLRLYSAVILAVCLMIPTFKQTILKGAKLSK
- the ppc gene encoding phosphoenolpyruvate carboxylase, which encodes MSLQKLENYSNKAVVQEEVLILTELLEDITKNMLAPETFEKIMQLKELSTQEDYQGLNQLVTSLSNDEMAYISRYFSILPLLINISEDVDLAYEINHQNNIDQDYLGKLSATIKMVAEKENAVEILEHLNVVPVLTAHPTQVQRKSMLDLTNHIHTLLRKYRDVKLGLINKEKWHNDLRRYIEIIMQTDMIREKKLKVTNEITNVMEYYNSSFLKAVPHLTAEYKRLAKKHGLELKHPKPITMGMWIGGDRDGNPFVTADTLKQSAMTQCEVIMNYYDEKIYQLYREFSLSTSIVNVSKQVREMARQSKDNSIYREKELYRRALFDIQSKIQATKTYLIEDKEVGARYETANDFYKDLITIRDSLLENKGEALISGDFVELIQAVEIFGFYLASIDMRQDSSVHEACVAELLKSAGIHSHYSELSEEEKCQLLLKELEEDPRILSATHVEKSELLEKELAIFKAARKLKDKLGDDVIRQTIISHATSVSDMLELAILLKEVGLVDKERARVQIVPLFETIEDLDHSEETMREYLSLPLAKKWIASRNNYQEIMLGYSDSNKDGGYLSSCWTLYKAQQQLTAIGDEFGVKVTFFHGRGGTVGRGGGPTYEAITSQPLKSIKDRIRLTEQGEVIGNKYGNKDAAYYNLEMLVSAAINRMITQKKSDTNTSNRYEAIMDQVVDRSYDIYRDLVFGNDHFYDYFFESSPIKAISSFNIGSRPAARKTITEIGGLRAIPWVFSWSQSRVMFPGWYGVGSSFKEFIDKNPENIAILRDMYQNWPFFQSLLSNVDMVLSKSNMNIAFEYAKLCEDEEVKAIYETILNEWQVTKEVILAIEGYDELLAENPYLKASLDYRMPYFNILNYIQLELIKRQRRGELSSDQEKLIHTTINGIATGLRNSG
- a CDS encoding ABC transporter ATP-binding protein, which translates into the protein MTAIVELNNATKVVKNGFDEEKIILNDVSLEIFEQDFITILGGNGAGKSTLFNTIAGTLSLTSGTIRILGEDVTKFSPEKRAKYLSRVFQDPKMGTAPRMTVAENLLIAKFRGEKRGLLPRRLTSYKDEFQATIEKVGNGLEKHLNTPIEFLSGGQRQALSLLMATLKRPELLLLDEHTAALDPKTSVALMELTDEFVKKDQLTALMITHHMEDALKYGNRLIVMKEGRIIQDLNNEEKAKMKISDYYQLFE